One genomic window of Citrobacter sp. Marseille-Q6884 includes the following:
- a CDS encoding LacI family DNA-binding transcriptional regulator — translation MSNVKPVTLYDVADHAGVSYQTVSRVVNQASHVSAKTRHKVEAAMAELNYIPNRLAQQLAGKQTPLIGVATANLALHAPSQIVAAIKSRADQSGASVVIAMVERNGIDACKAAVHNLLSQRVTGLIINYPLDEEEAIAVAATCGAVPVLFLDVGEQTPVNSIIFSHDDGARLGVEHLVQRGHQRIALLSGPRTSVSARLRHAGWQKYLAHYQRPPIAEMEGDWSAMSGFHQTMQMLNGGTLPTAILVANDQMALGAMRAISESGLRVAADISVIGYDDTEDSACYLPPLTTIRQDFPLLGKTSVETLLQLSQGESPSGNLRLPVTLIERKTVLPPDTQTATPQALAESLMQLARQVSLLNANAP, via the coding sequence ATGCAGGGGTCTCTTACCAGACGGTCTCTCGCGTCGTGAATCAGGCCAGCCACGTTTCCGCCAAAACCCGACACAAAGTTGAGGCCGCGATGGCGGAGCTCAATTACATCCCCAACCGCCTTGCGCAGCAACTGGCAGGCAAACAAACACCGTTGATTGGCGTGGCGACCGCTAACCTTGCCCTGCACGCGCCCTCGCAGATCGTTGCCGCCATTAAATCCCGTGCCGACCAGTCCGGTGCCAGCGTGGTGATCGCCATGGTGGAGCGCAACGGCATCGATGCGTGTAAAGCCGCGGTGCATAACCTGCTTTCACAGCGCGTGACCGGGCTTATCATCAACTATCCGCTGGATGAAGAAGAGGCCATTGCGGTGGCGGCCACCTGCGGCGCGGTACCGGTGCTGTTTTTGGATGTCGGTGAGCAGACGCCGGTGAACAGCATCATTTTCTCCCATGACGATGGCGCACGCCTCGGCGTTGAGCATCTGGTACAGCGCGGGCATCAGCGAATCGCCCTGCTGAGCGGGCCACGTACCTCGGTCTCGGCAAGGTTACGCCATGCGGGCTGGCAAAAGTATCTGGCGCACTACCAGCGCCCCCCCATTGCAGAAATGGAAGGCGACTGGAGCGCCATGTCGGGCTTTCATCAAACGATGCAGATGCTTAACGGCGGTACTCTCCCGACCGCCATACTGGTCGCCAACGATCAGATGGCGCTGGGCGCGATGCGGGCAATCAGCGAGTCTGGCCTGCGGGTCGCAGCCGACATCTCCGTCATTGGCTATGATGACACCGAAGACAGCGCCTGTTACCTCCCCCCGTTGACGACCATCAGGCAGGATTTCCCGCTGCTCGGAAAAACCAGCGTCGAGACGCTGTTGCAGCTTTCACAGGGTGAATCCCCTTCCGGCAATCTGCGCCTGCCCGTCACGCTGATCGAGCGCAAAACGGTTCTGCCGCCAGACACACAGACCGCCACGCCTCAGGCACTGGCGGAGTCGCTG